From the Acinetobacter wanghuae genome, one window contains:
- a CDS encoding type IV pilin protein, producing MNLGNTKGFTLIELMIVVAIIAILAAIAYPSYTQYKQKVSRAEVKAEMMIIAGDLQKYKAVKGGYLINNTPMTLADLGRSMTVKYPSQGTVFYEMTLENVTRNGWTLVATPQNSQSSTGMVALNHRGEKCWVKGAAVCSLSSTSSWDE from the coding sequence ATGAATCTTGGTAATACCAAAGGATTTACATTGATTGAACTCATGATTGTAGTTGCTATTATCGCTATTTTAGCAGCAATTGCTTATCCATCTTATACACAGTATAAGCAAAAAGTCAGTCGCGCAGAAGTAAAAGCCGAAATGATGATAATTGCCGGAGATCTACAAAAATATAAAGCAGTAAAAGGTGGGTATTTAATTAATAATACTCCAATGACATTAGCTGATCTAGGACGATCAATGACTGTGAAATACCCAAGTCAGGGTACAGTGTTTTATGAGATGACGTTAGAAAATGTTACCCGCAATGGATGGACATTAGTCGCGACCCCACAGAATTCTCAAAGTAGTACTGGTATGGTGGCATTAAATCATCGTGGTGAAAAATGTTGGGTTAAAGGTGCAGCAGTATGTTCTCTTTCTTCAACCTCTAGCTGGGATGAATAA
- a CDS encoding type IV pilin protein has translation MKKNNGFTLIELMIAVIVIAIISAIAYPNYRTYIERKDLKKAQQEVLRLSAELERFKNKNFSYKGFNATYLYSGYDASTGELYLPIGSNATSALYKITLVDQESKKPLTDTTVLGQNWVIKAERSSHSGALKQPRNYDLLLSSTGIRCMTRTIDAVKGYNDCGGDYESW, from the coding sequence ATGAAAAAAAATAATGGATTTACCCTTATAGAGTTGATGATAGCGGTAATAGTCATTGCAATAATTTCTGCAATTGCCTATCCCAATTATCGAACTTATATAGAACGTAAAGATTTAAAAAAAGCTCAGCAGGAAGTCTTACGACTTTCTGCTGAGCTGGAACGCTTTAAAAATAAAAACTTTAGCTATAAAGGGTTTAATGCGACTTATTTATATTCAGGTTACGATGCTTCTACAGGTGAGTTATATTTGCCTATTGGAAGCAATGCAACTTCTGCATTGTATAAAATTACACTAGTTGATCAAGAGTCTAAAAAACCTTTAACAGATACAACTGTCTTGGGGCAAAATTGGGTGATCAAGGCGGAGCGTAGTAGTCATAGTGGGGCGCTAAAACAACCGCGGAATTATGATCTTTTACTATCAAGTACAGGTATTCGCTGTATGACAAGAACTATAGATGCTGTAAAGGGATATAATGATTGTGGGGGGGATTATGAATCTTGGTAA